A single window of Triplophysa rosa linkage group LG20, Trosa_1v2, whole genome shotgun sequence DNA harbors:
- the iqsec1b gene encoding IQ motif and SEC7 domain-containing protein 1 isoform X3: protein MRKTMLKLKTFCMDYWQFLCLQPLNGFYKSVEGEAPGGVVGPSLENSGGYIRGPVTRSAIISGEHFDGPPLYAHEVRQRPRRPKLQHSQSILRKQAEEEAIKRSRSLSESYELSTDLQDKQVEMLERKYGGRFITRHAARTIQTAFRQYQMNKNFERLRSSMSENRMSRRIVLSNMRMQFSFEGPEKVHSSYFEGKQVSLTDDGSKRGALVQSERGEIVPANMKSSTVQSDFTDAITELEDVFSRQVKSLAESIDDALNCRSLHGDESQPESSRGHANLEQEVTYQVKPSHSTDHRKRDEMTASYSDVTLYIDEEELSPPLPLSQSVDRPSSTESDLRLRSLTSPQDYWPPSHKDEKGDTDTSCRSTPSLECQEQRLRIDHLPLLTIEPPSDSSVELSDRSDRSSLKRQNAYDRNIASQQGSPKHLPSHALPPRGPSRDDDAPRHRPRQLESHLAINGTANRQSKSESDFSDGDNDSINSTSNSNDTINCSSESSSRDSLREQTLSKQTYHKETRNSWDSPAFSNDIIRKRHYRIGLNLFNKKPEKGTQYLIERGFVPDTPVGVAHFLLQRKGLSRQMIGEFLGNRQKQFNRDVLDCVVDEMDFSGMELDEALRKFQAHIRVQGEAQKVERLIEAFSQRYCICNPGVVRQFRNPDTIFILAFAIILLNTDMYSPNVKPERKMKLEDFVKNLRGVDDGEDIPREMLVGIYERIRKRELKTNEDQVSQVQKVEKLIVGKKPIGSLHHGLGCVLSLPHRRLVCYCRLFEVPDPNKPQKLGLHQREIFLFNDLLVVTKIFQKKKNSVTYSFRQSFSLYGMQVLLFENQYYPNGVRLTSALPGADIKVLVNFNAPNPQDRKKFTDDLRESIAEVQEMEKYRIESELEKQKGVVRPSISQSSGLKKETGNGNLSRTSLDDSYAMGEGLKRSALSSSLRDLSDAGKRGRRSSAGSLDSNMEGSIISSPHIRRRAASSRDGPSRQQSIPNSSLLGSLFGTKRGKSPSLSQQPSHPSHPTLISHTPHPSNLHHTARDGVSVTETQAQMHPHHPQFCHMQNPPPYHHHHHYHPPAHLQHPPHQYHPPSASSSSHSHSHGSHGHGPHPSHPSHSSHSQHAPHHHSQPTAPPPAPSGTKPKHSGISTVV from the exons TGTGGAAGGTGAGGCTCCGGGTGGTGTGGTGGGACCCTCTCTGGAGAACAGTGGTGGGTACATACGAGGGCCGGTGACCCGCAGTGCCATCATTAGCGGTGAGCACTTCGACGGTCCACCGTTGTACGCTCACGAGGTACGGCAGCGTCCCCGACGACCCAAACTCCAGCATTCCCAGTCCATCCTTCGCAAACAGGCGGAGGAGGAGGCCATCAAACGCTCCCGATCACTATCTGAGAGCTATGAGCTCTCCACCGACCTCCAAGACAAACAG GTGGAGATGCTGGAGCGCAAGTATGGAGGGCGATTTATAACCCGACATGCTGCACGCACAATCCAGACTGCCTTCCGCCAATATCAGATGAACAAGAACTTTGAGCGCCTCAGGAGTTCTATGTCGGAGAACCGTATGTCCAGACGCATAGTTTTGTCCAATATGAGAATGCAGTTTTCCTTTGAAGGACCTGAAAAAGTCCACAGTTCGTACTTTGAGGGGAAGCAGGTGTCTCTTACCGATGACGGTTCAAAACGAGGGGCCTTGGTTCAGTCAGAGCGGGGAGAAATTGTCCCTGCCAACATGAAGTCCTCTACAGTCCAGAGTGATTTCACAGACGCCATCACAGAGCTGGAAGACGTTTTTTCTCGGCAAGTTAAGTCACTGGCAGAGTCCATAGACGATGCTTTAAACTGTCGCAGCCTACATGGAGACGAGAGTCAGCCCGAGTCAAGCAGGGGTCATGCGAACTTAGAGCAAGAGGTTACGTACCAGGTCAAACCTTCCCACAGCACCGATCATCGTAAGCGAGATGAGATGACTGCCTCCTACAGCGATGTGACGCTTTATATCGATGAAGAAGAGCTTTCCCCTCCTCTTCCTTTGTCACAATCAGTCGACAGACCTTCTAGCACAGAATCCGACCTCCGTCTACGTTCGTTGACCTCCCCGCAGGACTATTGGCCTCCAAGTCACAAGGACGAAAAAGGCGACACGGACACTAGCTGCCGCAGCACCCCGTCTCTAGAGTGTCAAGAGCAGAGACTGAGGATAGACCACCTCCCCCTCCTGACTATCGAGCCTCCCAGCGATAGCTCAGTTGAGCTCAGCGACCGCTCCGACCGAAGCTCGCTCAAGAGGCAGAACGCCTACGATCGGAATATCGCCAGTCAGCAGGGCAGCCCCAAACACTTACCTTCTCATGCACTCCCACCACGAGGACCCTCAAGAGACGACGACGCCCCTCGGCATCGGCCGCGGCAATTGGAGAGCCACCTGGCAATCAACGGCACTGCCAACCGACAGAGCAAGTCCGAGTCTGATTTTTCAGATGGGGATAATGACAGCATAAACAGTACTTCCAATTCCAATGACACCATCAACTGTAGTTCAGAGTCCTCGTCCAGGGATAGTCTTAGAGAGCAGACGCTTAGCAAGCAAACGTATCACAAGGAGACACGCAACAGCTGGGACTCACCCGCGTTCAGCAATGACATAATTCGGAAGAGGCACTACCGCATTGGCCTGAACCTTTTTAACAA GAAGCCAGAGAAAGGCACCCAGTACCTAATTGAACGAGGATTTGTACCAGACACACCTGTGGGTGTCGCCCATTTCCTGTTACAGAGGAAGGGGCTGAGCCGGCAGATGATTGGAGAGTTCCTGGGAAACAGACAGAAGCAGTTCAACAGAGATGTTCTTga CTGTGTGGTAGATGAGATGGATTTCTCCGGAATGGAGCTCGACGAAGCCTTGAGAAAATTCCAGGCTCATATCCGGGTACAAGGAGAAGCGCAGAAGGTGGAACGGCTCATTGAAGCCTTCAG TCAGCGCTACTGCATCTGTAACCCGGGGGTGGTGCGTCAGTTTAGGAATCCAGATACCATCTTTATCCTGGCGTTCGCCATTATACTCCTCAACACGGACATGTACAGCCCCAATGTCAAGCCAGAGAGGAAGATGAAGCTGGAAGACTTTGTTAAGAATCTTCGTG GCGTTGATGATGGAGAAGACATCCCACGTGAGATGCTTGTGGGCATCTACGAGCGAATCCGAAAACGAGAGCTGAAGACTAACGAAGACCAAGTTTCCCAGGTGCAGAAGGTAGAGAAACTCATCGTTGGCAAAAAGCCG ATCGGGTCTCTTCACCACGGCCTTGGATGT GTACTGTCCCTGCCACATCGCAGGTTAGTTTGTTACTGCAGGCTGTTTGAAGTGCCAGACCCCAACAAACCTCAGAAGCTGGGTCTCCACCAGAGAGAGATCTTTCTTTTCAATGACCTCCTTGTG GTCACCAAGATTTtccagaagaagaagaactcgGTGACGTACAGCTTCAGGCAGTCCTTCTCTCTGTACGGGATGCAGGTGCTTCTTTTTGAAAACCAGT ATTACCCCAATGGAGTGCGTCTCACTTCTGCTCTGCCGGGCGCAGACATTAAGGTTCTTGTTAACTTTAACGCCCCTAACCCACAAGACCGCAAAAAGTTTACAGACGACCTCCGGGAGTCCATCGCAGAGGTGCAGGAGATGGAAAAGTACAGGATAGAAT CTGAACTTGAGAAACAGAAAGGAGTCGTCCGGCCCAGCATTTCCCAGAGCTCAGGTCTGAAGAAAGAAACAGGAAATGGGAATCTAAGCCGCACCAGTCTGGATGACAGTTACGCCATGGGCGAGGGTCTCAAGAGAAGCGCTCTCAGCAGCTCTTTACGTGATCTATCAGATGCAG GCAAACGGGGGCGCCGAAGCAGCGCAGGATCTCTAGACAGCAATATGGAA GGGTCCATCATTAGCAGCCCCCACATACGGCGCCGAGCCGCTTCCAGCCGTGACGGCCCCTCCCGCCAGCAGTCCATCCCCAACTCCTCTCTCCTAGGATCCCTTTTCGGCACCAAGCGGGGCAAATCACCCTCTCTGTCTCAACAACCATCCCACCCCTCCCACCCGACACTCATCTCTCACACCCCACACCCTTCCAACCTGCACCACACGGCCCGCGATGGCGTCTCAGTCACCGAGACCCAGGCCCAGATGCACCCGCACCACCCTCAGTTTTGCCATATGCAGAATCCCCCACCCTACCACCACCACCATCACTACCACCCCCCGGCGCACCTTCAACACCCACCGCACCAGTACCACCCCCCGTCTGCCTCCTCTTCATCTCACAGCCACTCGCACGGCTCTCACGGCCACGGGCCGCACCCTTCTCACCCATCGCACTCCTCtcactcccagcatgcacctcACCACCACAGCCAGCCTACGGCACCTCCTCCGGCGCCCAGCGGTACCAAGCCCAAACACAGCGGCATCAGCACTGTGGTTTGA
- the iqsec1b gene encoding IQ motif and SEC7 domain-containing protein 1 isoform X4 → MWCLHCASDRSQSLLELGSCVEGEAPGGVVGPSLENSGGYIRGPVTRSAIISGEHFDGPPLYAHEVRQRPRRPKLQHSQSILRKQAEEEAIKRSRSLSESYELSTDLQDKQVEMLERKYGGRFITRHAARTIQTAFRQYQMNKNFERLRSSMSENRMSRRIVLSNMRMQFSFEGPEKVHSSYFEGKQVSLTDDGSKRGALVQSERGEIVPANMKSSTVQSDFTDAITELEDVFSRQVKSLAESIDDALNCRSLHGDESQPESSRGHANLEQEVTYQVKPSHSTDHRKRDEMTASYSDVTLYIDEEELSPPLPLSQSVDRPSSTESDLRLRSLTSPQDYWPPSHKDEKGDTDTSCRSTPSLECQEQRLRIDHLPLLTIEPPSDSSVELSDRSDRSSLKRQNAYDRNIASQQGSPKHLPSHALPPRGPSRDDDAPRHRPRQLESHLAINGTANRQSKSESDFSDGDNDSINSTSNSNDTINCSSESSSRDSLREQTLSKQTYHKETRNSWDSPAFSNDIIRKRHYRIGLNLFNKKPEKGTQYLIERGFVPDTPVGVAHFLLQRKGLSRQMIGEFLGNRQKQFNRDVLDCVVDEMDFSGMELDEALRKFQAHIRVQGEAQKVERLIEAFSQRYCICNPGVVRQFRNPDTIFILAFAIILLNTDMYSPNVKPERKMKLEDFVKNLRGVDDGEDIPREMLVGIYERIRKRELKTNEDQVSQVQKVEKLIVGKKPIGSLHHGLGCVLSLPHRRLVCYCRLFEVPDPNKPQKLGLHQREIFLFNDLLVVTKIFQKKKNSVTYSFRQSFSLYGMQVLLFENQYYPNGVRLTSALPGADIKVLVNFNAPNPQDRKKFTDDLRESIAEVQEMEKYRIESELEKQKGVVRPSISQSSGLKKETGNGNLSRTSLDDSYAMGEGLKRSALSSSLRDLSDAGKRGRRSSAGSLDSNMEGSIISSPHIRRRAASSRDGPSRQQSIPNSSLLGSLFGTKRGKSPSLSQQPSHPSHPTLISHTPHPSNLHHTARDGVSVTETQAQMHPHHPQFCHMQNPPPYHHHHHYHPPAHLQHPPHQYHPPSASSSSHSHSHGSHGHGPHPSHPSHSSHSQHAPHHHSQPTAPPPAPSGTKPKHSGISTVV, encoded by the exons TGTGGAAGGTGAGGCTCCGGGTGGTGTGGTGGGACCCTCTCTGGAGAACAGTGGTGGGTACATACGAGGGCCGGTGACCCGCAGTGCCATCATTAGCGGTGAGCACTTCGACGGTCCACCGTTGTACGCTCACGAGGTACGGCAGCGTCCCCGACGACCCAAACTCCAGCATTCCCAGTCCATCCTTCGCAAACAGGCGGAGGAGGAGGCCATCAAACGCTCCCGATCACTATCTGAGAGCTATGAGCTCTCCACCGACCTCCAAGACAAACAG GTGGAGATGCTGGAGCGCAAGTATGGAGGGCGATTTATAACCCGACATGCTGCACGCACAATCCAGACTGCCTTCCGCCAATATCAGATGAACAAGAACTTTGAGCGCCTCAGGAGTTCTATGTCGGAGAACCGTATGTCCAGACGCATAGTTTTGTCCAATATGAGAATGCAGTTTTCCTTTGAAGGACCTGAAAAAGTCCACAGTTCGTACTTTGAGGGGAAGCAGGTGTCTCTTACCGATGACGGTTCAAAACGAGGGGCCTTGGTTCAGTCAGAGCGGGGAGAAATTGTCCCTGCCAACATGAAGTCCTCTACAGTCCAGAGTGATTTCACAGACGCCATCACAGAGCTGGAAGACGTTTTTTCTCGGCAAGTTAAGTCACTGGCAGAGTCCATAGACGATGCTTTAAACTGTCGCAGCCTACATGGAGACGAGAGTCAGCCCGAGTCAAGCAGGGGTCATGCGAACTTAGAGCAAGAGGTTACGTACCAGGTCAAACCTTCCCACAGCACCGATCATCGTAAGCGAGATGAGATGACTGCCTCCTACAGCGATGTGACGCTTTATATCGATGAAGAAGAGCTTTCCCCTCCTCTTCCTTTGTCACAATCAGTCGACAGACCTTCTAGCACAGAATCCGACCTCCGTCTACGTTCGTTGACCTCCCCGCAGGACTATTGGCCTCCAAGTCACAAGGACGAAAAAGGCGACACGGACACTAGCTGCCGCAGCACCCCGTCTCTAGAGTGTCAAGAGCAGAGACTGAGGATAGACCACCTCCCCCTCCTGACTATCGAGCCTCCCAGCGATAGCTCAGTTGAGCTCAGCGACCGCTCCGACCGAAGCTCGCTCAAGAGGCAGAACGCCTACGATCGGAATATCGCCAGTCAGCAGGGCAGCCCCAAACACTTACCTTCTCATGCACTCCCACCACGAGGACCCTCAAGAGACGACGACGCCCCTCGGCATCGGCCGCGGCAATTGGAGAGCCACCTGGCAATCAACGGCACTGCCAACCGACAGAGCAAGTCCGAGTCTGATTTTTCAGATGGGGATAATGACAGCATAAACAGTACTTCCAATTCCAATGACACCATCAACTGTAGTTCAGAGTCCTCGTCCAGGGATAGTCTTAGAGAGCAGACGCTTAGCAAGCAAACGTATCACAAGGAGACACGCAACAGCTGGGACTCACCCGCGTTCAGCAATGACATAATTCGGAAGAGGCACTACCGCATTGGCCTGAACCTTTTTAACAA GAAGCCAGAGAAAGGCACCCAGTACCTAATTGAACGAGGATTTGTACCAGACACACCTGTGGGTGTCGCCCATTTCCTGTTACAGAGGAAGGGGCTGAGCCGGCAGATGATTGGAGAGTTCCTGGGAAACAGACAGAAGCAGTTCAACAGAGATGTTCTTga CTGTGTGGTAGATGAGATGGATTTCTCCGGAATGGAGCTCGACGAAGCCTTGAGAAAATTCCAGGCTCATATCCGGGTACAAGGAGAAGCGCAGAAGGTGGAACGGCTCATTGAAGCCTTCAG TCAGCGCTACTGCATCTGTAACCCGGGGGTGGTGCGTCAGTTTAGGAATCCAGATACCATCTTTATCCTGGCGTTCGCCATTATACTCCTCAACACGGACATGTACAGCCCCAATGTCAAGCCAGAGAGGAAGATGAAGCTGGAAGACTTTGTTAAGAATCTTCGTG GCGTTGATGATGGAGAAGACATCCCACGTGAGATGCTTGTGGGCATCTACGAGCGAATCCGAAAACGAGAGCTGAAGACTAACGAAGACCAAGTTTCCCAGGTGCAGAAGGTAGAGAAACTCATCGTTGGCAAAAAGCCG ATCGGGTCTCTTCACCACGGCCTTGGATGT GTACTGTCCCTGCCACATCGCAGGTTAGTTTGTTACTGCAGGCTGTTTGAAGTGCCAGACCCCAACAAACCTCAGAAGCTGGGTCTCCACCAGAGAGAGATCTTTCTTTTCAATGACCTCCTTGTG GTCACCAAGATTTtccagaagaagaagaactcgGTGACGTACAGCTTCAGGCAGTCCTTCTCTCTGTACGGGATGCAGGTGCTTCTTTTTGAAAACCAGT ATTACCCCAATGGAGTGCGTCTCACTTCTGCTCTGCCGGGCGCAGACATTAAGGTTCTTGTTAACTTTAACGCCCCTAACCCACAAGACCGCAAAAAGTTTACAGACGACCTCCGGGAGTCCATCGCAGAGGTGCAGGAGATGGAAAAGTACAGGATAGAAT CTGAACTTGAGAAACAGAAAGGAGTCGTCCGGCCCAGCATTTCCCAGAGCTCAGGTCTGAAGAAAGAAACAGGAAATGGGAATCTAAGCCGCACCAGTCTGGATGACAGTTACGCCATGGGCGAGGGTCTCAAGAGAAGCGCTCTCAGCAGCTCTTTACGTGATCTATCAGATGCAG GCAAACGGGGGCGCCGAAGCAGCGCAGGATCTCTAGACAGCAATATGGAA GGGTCCATCATTAGCAGCCCCCACATACGGCGCCGAGCCGCTTCCAGCCGTGACGGCCCCTCCCGCCAGCAGTCCATCCCCAACTCCTCTCTCCTAGGATCCCTTTTCGGCACCAAGCGGGGCAAATCACCCTCTCTGTCTCAACAACCATCCCACCCCTCCCACCCGACACTCATCTCTCACACCCCACACCCTTCCAACCTGCACCACACGGCCCGCGATGGCGTCTCAGTCACCGAGACCCAGGCCCAGATGCACCCGCACCACCCTCAGTTTTGCCATATGCAGAATCCCCCACCCTACCACCACCACCATCACTACCACCCCCCGGCGCACCTTCAACACCCACCGCACCAGTACCACCCCCCGTCTGCCTCCTCTTCATCTCACAGCCACTCGCACGGCTCTCACGGCCACGGGCCGCACCCTTCTCACCCATCGCACTCCTCtcactcccagcatgcacctcACCACCACAGCCAGCCTACGGCACCTCCTCCGGCGCCCAGCGGTACCAAGCCCAAACACAGCGGCATCAGCACTGTGGTTTGA
- the iqsec1b gene encoding IQ motif and SEC7 domain-containing protein 1 isoform X5, protein MLNLMWKYCISIRTISVEGEAPGGVVGPSLENSGGYIRGPVTRSAIISGEHFDGPPLYAHEVRQRPRRPKLQHSQSILRKQAEEEAIKRSRSLSESYELSTDLQDKQVEMLERKYGGRFITRHAARTIQTAFRQYQMNKNFERLRSSMSENRMSRRIVLSNMRMQFSFEGPEKVHSSYFEGKQVSLTDDGSKRGALVQSERGEIVPANMKSSTVQSDFTDAITELEDVFSRQVKSLAESIDDALNCRSLHGDESQPESSRGHANLEQEVTYQVKPSHSTDHRKRDEMTASYSDVTLYIDEEELSPPLPLSQSVDRPSSTESDLRLRSLTSPQDYWPPSHKDEKGDTDTSCRSTPSLECQEQRLRIDHLPLLTIEPPSDSSVELSDRSDRSSLKRQNAYDRNIASQQGSPKHLPSHALPPRGPSRDDDAPRHRPRQLESHLAINGTANRQSKSESDFSDGDNDSINSTSNSNDTINCSSESSSRDSLREQTLSKQTYHKETRNSWDSPAFSNDIIRKRHYRIGLNLFNKKPEKGTQYLIERGFVPDTPVGVAHFLLQRKGLSRQMIGEFLGNRQKQFNRDVLDCVVDEMDFSGMELDEALRKFQAHIRVQGEAQKVERLIEAFSQRYCICNPGVVRQFRNPDTIFILAFAIILLNTDMYSPNVKPERKMKLEDFVKNLRGVDDGEDIPREMLVGIYERIRKRELKTNEDQVSQVQKVEKLIVGKKPIGSLHHGLGCVLSLPHRRLVCYCRLFEVPDPNKPQKLGLHQREIFLFNDLLVVTKIFQKKKNSVTYSFRQSFSLYGMQVLLFENQYYPNGVRLTSALPGADIKVLVNFNAPNPQDRKKFTDDLRESIAEVQEMEKYRIESELEKQKGVVRPSISQSSGLKKETGNGNLSRTSLDDSYAMGEGLKRSALSSSLRDLSDAGKRGRRSSAGSLDSNMEGSIISSPHIRRRAASSRDGPSRQQSIPNSSLLGSLFGTKRGKSPSLSQQPSHPSHPTLISHTPHPSNLHHTARDGVSVTETQAQMHPHHPQFCHMQNPPPYHHHHHYHPPAHLQHPPHQYHPPSASSSSHSHSHGSHGHGPHPSHPSHSSHSQHAPHHHSQPTAPPPAPSGTKPKHSGISTVV, encoded by the exons TGTGGAAGGTGAGGCTCCGGGTGGTGTGGTGGGACCCTCTCTGGAGAACAGTGGTGGGTACATACGAGGGCCGGTGACCCGCAGTGCCATCATTAGCGGTGAGCACTTCGACGGTCCACCGTTGTACGCTCACGAGGTACGGCAGCGTCCCCGACGACCCAAACTCCAGCATTCCCAGTCCATCCTTCGCAAACAGGCGGAGGAGGAGGCCATCAAACGCTCCCGATCACTATCTGAGAGCTATGAGCTCTCCACCGACCTCCAAGACAAACAG GTGGAGATGCTGGAGCGCAAGTATGGAGGGCGATTTATAACCCGACATGCTGCACGCACAATCCAGACTGCCTTCCGCCAATATCAGATGAACAAGAACTTTGAGCGCCTCAGGAGTTCTATGTCGGAGAACCGTATGTCCAGACGCATAGTTTTGTCCAATATGAGAATGCAGTTTTCCTTTGAAGGACCTGAAAAAGTCCACAGTTCGTACTTTGAGGGGAAGCAGGTGTCTCTTACCGATGACGGTTCAAAACGAGGGGCCTTGGTTCAGTCAGAGCGGGGAGAAATTGTCCCTGCCAACATGAAGTCCTCTACAGTCCAGAGTGATTTCACAGACGCCATCACAGAGCTGGAAGACGTTTTTTCTCGGCAAGTTAAGTCACTGGCAGAGTCCATAGACGATGCTTTAAACTGTCGCAGCCTACATGGAGACGAGAGTCAGCCCGAGTCAAGCAGGGGTCATGCGAACTTAGAGCAAGAGGTTACGTACCAGGTCAAACCTTCCCACAGCACCGATCATCGTAAGCGAGATGAGATGACTGCCTCCTACAGCGATGTGACGCTTTATATCGATGAAGAAGAGCTTTCCCCTCCTCTTCCTTTGTCACAATCAGTCGACAGACCTTCTAGCACAGAATCCGACCTCCGTCTACGTTCGTTGACCTCCCCGCAGGACTATTGGCCTCCAAGTCACAAGGACGAAAAAGGCGACACGGACACTAGCTGCCGCAGCACCCCGTCTCTAGAGTGTCAAGAGCAGAGACTGAGGATAGACCACCTCCCCCTCCTGACTATCGAGCCTCCCAGCGATAGCTCAGTTGAGCTCAGCGACCGCTCCGACCGAAGCTCGCTCAAGAGGCAGAACGCCTACGATCGGAATATCGCCAGTCAGCAGGGCAGCCCCAAACACTTACCTTCTCATGCACTCCCACCACGAGGACCCTCAAGAGACGACGACGCCCCTCGGCATCGGCCGCGGCAATTGGAGAGCCACCTGGCAATCAACGGCACTGCCAACCGACAGAGCAAGTCCGAGTCTGATTTTTCAGATGGGGATAATGACAGCATAAACAGTACTTCCAATTCCAATGACACCATCAACTGTAGTTCAGAGTCCTCGTCCAGGGATAGTCTTAGAGAGCAGACGCTTAGCAAGCAAACGTATCACAAGGAGACACGCAACAGCTGGGACTCACCCGCGTTCAGCAATGACATAATTCGGAAGAGGCACTACCGCATTGGCCTGAACCTTTTTAACAA GAAGCCAGAGAAAGGCACCCAGTACCTAATTGAACGAGGATTTGTACCAGACACACCTGTGGGTGTCGCCCATTTCCTGTTACAGAGGAAGGGGCTGAGCCGGCAGATGATTGGAGAGTTCCTGGGAAACAGACAGAAGCAGTTCAACAGAGATGTTCTTga CTGTGTGGTAGATGAGATGGATTTCTCCGGAATGGAGCTCGACGAAGCCTTGAGAAAATTCCAGGCTCATATCCGGGTACAAGGAGAAGCGCAGAAGGTGGAACGGCTCATTGAAGCCTTCAG TCAGCGCTACTGCATCTGTAACCCGGGGGTGGTGCGTCAGTTTAGGAATCCAGATACCATCTTTATCCTGGCGTTCGCCATTATACTCCTCAACACGGACATGTACAGCCCCAATGTCAAGCCAGAGAGGAAGATGAAGCTGGAAGACTTTGTTAAGAATCTTCGTG GCGTTGATGATGGAGAAGACATCCCACGTGAGATGCTTGTGGGCATCTACGAGCGAATCCGAAAACGAGAGCTGAAGACTAACGAAGACCAAGTTTCCCAGGTGCAGAAGGTAGAGAAACTCATCGTTGGCAAAAAGCCG ATCGGGTCTCTTCACCACGGCCTTGGATGT GTACTGTCCCTGCCACATCGCAGGTTAGTTTGTTACTGCAGGCTGTTTGAAGTGCCAGACCCCAACAAACCTCAGAAGCTGGGTCTCCACCAGAGAGAGATCTTTCTTTTCAATGACCTCCTTGTG GTCACCAAGATTTtccagaagaagaagaactcgGTGACGTACAGCTTCAGGCAGTCCTTCTCTCTGTACGGGATGCAGGTGCTTCTTTTTGAAAACCAGT ATTACCCCAATGGAGTGCGTCTCACTTCTGCTCTGCCGGGCGCAGACATTAAGGTTCTTGTTAACTTTAACGCCCCTAACCCACAAGACCGCAAAAAGTTTACAGACGACCTCCGGGAGTCCATCGCAGAGGTGCAGGAGATGGAAAAGTACAGGATAGAAT CTGAACTTGAGAAACAGAAAGGAGTCGTCCGGCCCAGCATTTCCCAGAGCTCAGGTCTGAAGAAAGAAACAGGAAATGGGAATCTAAGCCGCACCAGTCTGGATGACAGTTACGCCATGGGCGAGGGTCTCAAGAGAAGCGCTCTCAGCAGCTCTTTACGTGATCTATCAGATGCAG GCAAACGGGGGCGCCGAAGCAGCGCAGGATCTCTAGACAGCAATATGGAA GGGTCCATCATTAGCAGCCCCCACATACGGCGCCGAGCCGCTTCCAGCCGTGACGGCCCCTCCCGCCAGCAGTCCATCCCCAACTCCTCTCTCCTAGGATCCCTTTTCGGCACCAAGCGGGGCAAATCACCCTCTCTGTCTCAACAACCATCCCACCCCTCCCACCCGACACTCATCTCTCACACCCCACACCCTTCCAACCTGCACCACACGGCCCGCGATGGCGTCTCAGTCACCGAGACCCAGGCCCAGATGCACCCGCACCACCCTCAGTTTTGCCATATGCAGAATCCCCCACCCTACCACCACCACCATCACTACCACCCCCCGGCGCACCTTCAACACCCACCGCACCAGTACCACCCCCCGTCTGCCTCCTCTTCATCTCACAGCCACTCGCACGGCTCTCACGGCCACGGGCCGCACCCTTCTCACCCATCGCACTCCTCtcactcccagcatgcacctcACCACCACAGCCAGCCTACGGCACCTCCTCCGGCGCCCAGCGGTACCAAGCCCAAACACAGCGGCATCAGCACTGTGGTTTGA